In the Diospyros lotus cultivar Yz01 chromosome 13, ASM1463336v1, whole genome shotgun sequence genome, ttaaaacgtGACAAACTTGctacataattttgaaagagaaaaggatTGCAGCATAAACATTAGATTGTCTCTGACTTGTACCTTCTTCGAAAGAAGCTAATCACACATCACTTATTTACTCTGAATGAGCAAGTCCAAGCCATGCTTCATATTCTCCATAGGTAATGTCTTCATTAACATACTTGCCGCATCCTCCTTTGTGCTCACTTTCTCCAAATGAATCTCTCTTAATATGGAACCTCACAGCTATCTATTTTGTTGGGAATGGAACACCTGATTCCTAACCCAATAAATTGTGTTCTAACTGTCACAAAGCAGTTGTAGAGGCTTTTGACAAAACCCAATCTCACACCAGATCTTTCAAGGACAAATCCCTACTCACGAAGAGTCTCTTGCTACACTTCTTTGCCGTGTATAAACCTAGCAATTTCTTCCACAGCCCTTCACTGTCTTTTCTCCATAACGCCATACAAGTTTTATTAGCACAATTAGTGGAGTTTAACACAAAAGATGAGGTGAATTGGGTTTATGAAGATTTTgaccatatatataaataaaaatgaagaacacaaaataaataagtataggGATTGAGAGAGCAAACATGGTGATTTATAAGTTAAATTTGGTTCTGACCACAAATTCACAACCTTCTTGGGTTTAGCATTTTTCATCTTTAAGACAAGAGATCTCTTGTTTGTCATCTTCAAGACAAGAGATCTCTTGTTTATCATTCAAAAATTGATAACACTATTTGCAAATGTTGTTGTAATAtcctaaaataataataataataataataataataataataataataaaagtataaattaaatttatctaaattagtttaaatgaattaaattttgtggcaGTGCTCGTGTGCTTAGAGATTAAGTAAAGTGGCCaaaatttgatatttcttttgtcTCTCATGGAAGCTTCTGGACGAATGGAGaagcagaggagagagagaactcaggggcgagagagagagctcggcTGAGAAGGAGAGAGGCGTGCGCAgtggcagccatggaagccGCAAGTTCgagcttccagcaagctcgTGCGGCCATGGTCGCAAGCTTGGGTGAAGAAGGGATAGTCAGCGAGCAGGGAAGCCATGGACGACGCGGAGCAGCCATCGATGGCGGCTGGAGCACCGGTTCATGGTGGCGCGAGGTGGCAGCTAGGAGCTTCAGCGGCGGCTATGGCGATTGCGGCAGTTGCAGCGCATGCGGTGAGCGTGGAGGCAGCCGCGGAGGCGGCTGGGCATGGCCGCGAGAGGGCTGTGCGCAGGGTGAAGGCgtagggaagaagaagaagaagaagaagaagaagaagaagaagaagaagaaaggcgCAGGGGGTgatgaaaattgtgaaaattcaAGAGGAATTGTGAGGAAAATACAggtaaattgaaatttaaatatttccgTATGTGAGGGTGTGTGCGTATGGGTGCagtatgtagatatatatatatatagatatatatatatggttattCTCTGTAAAGCAGCTCTCAGGTAGGCCTCTATGAGGAATTTTACTGTTATTTTTCAAGGGGTGCTCGTTGTGAGTGTTTTAAGTGTGGGTGTTGATttatatacagatatatatatagtaatgtATTCATGTAGGTGCAGGTGGGTGTGAGCAGCGAGCAGGGGGTGCTGCTTTGTAACGTACTGGGGTGATTGTAGGATGTAGGCATagtttttctatataaatatatatgtatatatccatTGAGGGACTTTGCTGTGTGCGTGAGTGTGTGTTCACTGGGGGAGGTTTAAGATAAATAATGGGTGTCTTCTGGGTGTGATCTCTTGGAAGAAATtagattgatatatatatatatatgtttataggTATATTGCAAATGAacaacttttatatatatatatatatatgatgcctATTGGTGCTCTTtaatagtatataattaattatttactcaaGTTTAGAATTCCAGTTAATTACGAgcatcaggtacgtgggtaaaaattagtagagcgtgatatgtttaaattataaattttacgcgattagaaataattaatttaagtcccggttgtgttatttgttaggaaatgatttaattcgcatcgggagcacaagaaAGGCTGAAAGCAGCtgttttcaggcaagctcctcaccctctcctcgtgttctttaattcccgtatAAGActccgtgatttcctgtattttatcaccttccttactttaattcggctcctaaccttatttgttaaattattatttatttgttttaatttaaattaaatccaaggcttctataattttattcgttttgagcctacagggggtttgtaccgcccccattcctttcggaatgatgctgaacccagttggggaactaggttcctagtcgtgcgggttttatttacggtttttctcggatttacttatgatttggttagagctattgagcagtggggcaggggtcaaccgtttggtgacgttggggtagactacggtACGGCTCTGAAgaggaccgtcgggtggacacccctagtcactggccgttgaccggtgccgagcattgctgactagctctgccgatatgtgatttactgcatgattagatacattgtactactgttcatgatttgatatgcacatgggtacgggatgcatattgggatatccatttattgagtatgcttgagcacggacattctagtttggttaggttgcatccaccccgagcatatgcatggcgtgtggtttactatgtgggcggagcatggcctgatgcctggatgtatgggcgccttgtatcacgttgatgctcactacgccattgcatttttatgtgcattgcatggatactggtagtatttagttctcggacgggagtaccgttccgagggagcctatggctcggttgtcgggagtaccgacggatacaggtgacgggagtaccggcctgggacagggcgcgcaggtttgtggagacatttgttgcctttcagggcagcggcaggttggtatgggacttgggtgccaagtgtcttatgtgggccccaaggaccggtatgtgcttttattttatgatgctattgagctgttgtgttgtagcgtctcatggcttgtgtgtacctgggggtttattctggggtgagatttctggttttatgtagccttcagccttttcttctttatgcttgctgagtctctcgactcactttgctttccatcattccaggtagtgccagcgtaggtccgagcaagggagtcagcttttgcggcagagtcggtgtggtgtacaggcagtctcgtcaatccctatccactctgatgtctaagtagaatttactctattatttcgtactgtgccgggtgttttctcgagtcttgtgtatgtcggcacagg is a window encoding:
- the LOC127788017 gene encoding uncharacterized protein LOC127788017 codes for the protein MEAASSSFQQARAAMVASLGEEGIVSEQGSHGRRGAAIDGGWSTGSWWREVAARSFSGGYGDCGSCSACGERGGSRGGGWAWPREGCAQGEGVGKKKKKKKKKKKKKKKGAGGDENCENSRGIVRKIQEMI